The following are from one region of the Corylus avellana chromosome ca1, CavTom2PMs-1.0 genome:
- the LOC132167149 gene encoding protein NRT1/ PTR FAMILY 5.4-like yields the protein MIDEGSLENSKECFTQRKPSTGGWNAAIFIIFVEVAERFAFCGLASNLITYLTDDLHEPTSTAVKIVNTWVGVSYLFPVLGAFAADSFLGRFRTILVASIIYCTGFVLLTLSVSVLPLHDRKAIFFVALYIIAVGEGGHKPCVQTFAADQFNENLPEEKKAKSSFFNWWYSGIMVGATSSTLAVVYIEDNISWAAGFGVLATALAASLAIFLLGIKRYKKQGPFGSPFTSVAQVVAAAARKWRVDETGRVWGVCCGDVRIGVHEDGQPKSRTLAHTDQLRFLDKATIIDNIDASSQSRNPWRLCSQNQVEEVKLVLCLIPVWLCSLMFAVVATNFQTYFTKQGSTMIRSVGRFQLPAASLQALLGLTVMIAIPIYDRIFVPITRRFTGHLSGITLLQRIGIGLFLSLINMAVSALVEAKRVGVAKEHNLLDNPKATVPMSVWWLLPQYIFCGLSDVFTFIGLQELFYDQMPESMRSLGAAAYVTVVGVGSFVSSAVISIVQVMSSSFGEEWLGDNLNRAHLDGFYWVLAGLSALNLCVYVWVAKRFVYKKVEGDDDDDDDILA from the exons ATGATTGATGAGGGCAGTCTTGAAAATAGCAAGGAGTGCTTCACCCAACGAAAACCTTCCACAGGCGGATGGAACGCCGCCATTTTCATCATCT TCGTTGAAGTGGCGGAGAGATTTGCTTTCTGTGGGTTGGCGAGCAACCTCATCACGTACCTCACGGATGACCTCCACGAGCCGACCTCGACGGCGGTGAAGATTGTGAACACTTGGGTCGGCGTATCTTATCTCTTCCCGGTACTTGGAGCCTTCGCCGCCGACTCCTTTCTCGGCCGGTTCAGGACCATCCTTGTCGCCTCCATCATTTACTGCACG GGATTTGTGTTGTTAACATTATCGGTTTCGGTGTTACCTTTGCACGATCGGAAAGCAATATTTTTCGTAGCGCTTTACATAATAGCGGTCGGCGAAGGCGGACACAAGCCATGCGTGCAAACCTTTGCGGCGGATCAGTTCAACGAGAACTTGCCGGAGGAAAAGAAGGCAAAGAGCTCCTTCTTCAACTGGTGGTACTCCGGGATAATGGTCGGTGCCACTTCTTCCACTCTAGCAGTAGTATACATTGAG gataataTCAGTTGGGCGGCAGGCTTCGGAGTCCTGGCAACAGCTTTGGCAGCGTCGTTGGCAATATTTCTGCTAGGAATTAAGAGGTACAAGAAGCAGGGTCCTTTCGGGAGCCCCTTCACTTCGGTGGCGCAGGTTGTTGCAGCAGCGGCACGCAAGTGGCGCGTGGATGAGACGGGCCGCGTTTGGGGCGTTTGTTGTGGAGACGTGAGAATTGGGGTCCACGAGGATGGTCAACCCAAGAGTAGGACTTTGGCCCACACCGATCAGTTGAG ATTTTTGGACAAGGCAACGATCATTGACAACATTGATGCATCAAGTCAAAGCAGAAATCCATGGAGGCTATGCTCacaaaatcaagtggaagaagTGAAGCTCGTCCTCTGCCTCATCCCCGTATGGCTGTGCTCCTTAATGTTTGCCGTGGTGGCAACCAATTTCCAAACCTACTTCACCAAGCAAGGCAGCACAATGATCCGATCAGTCGGGCGCTTCCAGCTTCCCGCAGCATCGCTCCAAGCCCTTCTCGGCCTCACCGTCATGATCGCCATTCCAATCTACGACCGAATCTTTGTCCCGATAACTAGAAGATTCACCGGACACCTGTCGG GAATAACGTTGCTGCAAAGGATAGGAATTGGTTTGTTCTTGTCATTGATAAATATGGCTGTGTCAGCTTTAGTAGAGGCCAAAAGGGTCGGTGTGGCTAAAGAACACAACCTCCTAGACAACCCAAAAGCGACCGTTCCGATGAGCGTGTGGTGGCTGCTTCCACAATACATCTTCTGCGGGTTGTCCGACGTCTTCACATTTATTGGGCTCCAGGAGTTGTTCTACGATCAGATGCCGGAGTCGATGAGAAGCTTAGGAGCAGCGGCGTACGTTACTGTTGTCGGCGTCGGGAGCTTCGTAAGCAGCGCTGTTATATCGATCGTGCAGGTGATGAGCTCCAGCTTTGGCGAAGAATGGCTTGGTGACAATCTCAACCGCGCGCACCTTGATGGCTTCTACTGGGTGCTGGCTGGGTTGAGTGCCTTGAATTTGTGTGTTTATGTGTGGGTTGCTAAGCGTTTTGTGTACAAAAAAGTTGAaggggatgatgatgatgatgatgatatactTGCATAA